From the Thermococcus sp. 18S1 genome, one window contains:
- a CDS encoding DUF1667 domain-containing protein, translating to MTKTYRFTCIVCPLGCSIEVRIEDGKVVGVTGHTCPRGKEWAVEEATNPKRVIMSVVPVEGGALPTVSVKTADPVPKELIPELMKFLMELKLEAPVEIGEVVAEWNGIKIVATRGA from the coding sequence ATGACGAAGACGTACCGCTTCACGTGCATCGTCTGCCCCCTTGGGTGCTCCATCGAGGTAAGGATCGAGGACGGGAAGGTGGTTGGGGTTACGGGCCACACCTGTCCGCGCGGTAAGGAATGGGCGGTGGAGGAGGCTACCAACCCCAAAAGGGTCATCATGAGCGTCGTTCCTGTTGAAGGTGGTGCACTACCAACGGTGAGCGTTAAAACCGCGGACCCGGTGCCGAAGGAGCTGATTCCGGAGCTGATGAAATTCCTGATGGAGCTGAAGCTCGAGGCACCCGTTGAGATCGGGGAAGTCGTTGCCGAGTGGAACGGAATAAAAATAGTGGCCACGAGGGGGGCTTAG